A single region of the Maylandia zebra isolate NMK-2024a linkage group LG17, Mzebra_GT3a, whole genome shotgun sequence genome encodes:
- the ankmy1 gene encoding ankyrin repeat and MYND domain-containing protein 1 isoform X2, with amino-acid sequence MLSTTFTGVAPAAGRGGAEPVTTPGSVRQSNDCGGARVGREISEGIGVQEWPDGSKYEGESINGLKHGKGRYSWTNGEYYEGSFYKDYKHGDGLYCWPTGQKFIGKFYLNRREGYGQQVFSDGAVFQGLYHMDQRFGPGVLKYPDGREDVGLWLKDQLLRLCTPLEERFSLKNFPEYSAYMDPSVTAKSPTQSISGSLQQQKRTRSEEDEDRDVLLDEIFIYPPGMESYSTDGDHLPLPPGRRTELDRHFYGELWEPDAHPYQGYARDPLSTMPLQTRLQAHIHNHRLQAENVGWDTAAVLSMNRDSFGPKGPLEVSSELLIQHSSKGDLHAVSQILRTGLVYPDVADSHGHTALIAATVNCHNDVIHLLLDMGVDIDKMNCEGMSALAVCHVLYYPFQSLHITGAEPPARNQISQVDLNMDTSLINNLSDQSIEPTEHISLLNRKASSDSELLSERRVGLNDCVAQAEHTQGEPRTEEREDRHCEETESMRSKGKQRKTESRYDQRRERGVSEVEDTEREFKRGDKKDKQGESAETNELSTDHLEEESCEEDEKDVEDIEGSDESGKEDVSFVERSIQVLDGHIKLGTVQWKGAQAKHGKNLTSKQSFDSTCCLRSYEIQVTDKMIQLAAEALSRTGVSMLCSTQETVRKMAAMKIEHRIRLGTMKLLLDRGADPNAARIPMPVLFLAIMAADTENVRKLLLCGARTDIPLPPERKGLYPLHVAAALPGPAGPRITQLLLHAITDPDVRACDQDEIYEPDKISTKATETLTTSPHLKEGGRTALHFACQRESDYRNASEVVAILLSHRASTDLLWSGHSPLSLAIASGNEMAVDELLNGGADLNLPLGWRVGSALCALTNINYHLVGHRIKLLDTLTKAGADILMPVTVCGIVGTAVDYARYSFKQDSHIAYTPFHALSIRERKIFEARQKLLSKMEDLMRQVAAERETGDLSSNKALARNKSLPEETQEHRRCNKVSYCSRACKLNSWEERHKKESVQVSASVDSAQKSAVSKTQRSPRALSAILKSKTAPKPLSVQFKSQRELKLLSKAEKKLESQNPLNLRENYSHN; translated from the exons ATGCTGTCGACGACCTTCACAGGTGTGGCACCGGCTGCGGGACGAGGAGGTGCGGAGCCGGTTACGACACCGGGGTCAGTTAGACAAAGCAACGACTGCGGAGGTGCTCGGGTCGGGAGGGAGATATCAGAAGGAATCGGTGTGCAGGAGTGGCCCGACGGCTCCAAATATGAGGGAGAGTCTATAAATGGCCTCAAACACGGCAAAGGAAGGTACAGCTGGACAAATGGAGAG TACTATGAGGGCTCTTTCTACAAAGACTACAAGCATGGAGATGGACTGTATTGCTGGCCCACGGGCCAAAAGTTCATTGGCAAGTTCTACCTCAACAGAAGGGAGGGATATGGTCAGCAAGTGTTCTCCGATGGAGCTGTCTTTCAG GGCTTGTACCACATGGATCAGAGGTTTGGTCCAGGTGTGCTCAAATATCCAGATGGGCGAGAGGATGTGGGTCTGTGGCTCAAGGACCAACTGCTAAGGCTGTGTACCCCTTTGGAAGAGAGATTTAGCCTGAAGAATTTTCCTGAATATTCTGCCTACATGGATCCATCAGTCACTGCAAAATCCCCGACTCAG TCTATCTCTGGTAGTCTACAGCAACAAAAAAGGACACGCTCTGAG GAGGATGAAGACAGAGATGTGCTGTTAGATGAGATTTTCATCTATCCACCTGGCATGGAGAGTTACTCAACAGATGGGGACCACTTGCCACTCCCCCCTGGTCGAAGGACAGAGCTGGATCGACATTTTTATGGCGAGCTGTGGGAGCCGGACGCTCATCCTTACCAAGGCTATGCAAGAGACCCACTGTCCACAATGCCATTACAGACCCGCCTTCAAGCTCACATACACAACCACAG GCTGCAGGCTGAAAATGTGGGCTGGGACACGGCAGCCGTTCTCTCTATGAACAGGGACAGTTTTGGTCCTAAAGGGCCTTTGGAAGTCAGTTCAGAATTGCTTATCCAGCACTCCTCCAAAGGAGACCTGCACGCTGTATCACAGATCCTCAGGACTGGTTTAGTCTACCCTGATGTAGCAGATTCGCACGGACACACAGCTCTGATCGCTGCCACC GTAAACTGCCACAATGATGTGATCCACCTGTTGTTGGACATGGGTGTTGATATTGACAAGATGAACTGTGAAGGCATGTCTGCCCTCGCTGTGTGTCATGTCCTCTACTATCCTTTTCAATCTCTGCACATCACTGGAGCTGAACCACCTGCTAGAAACCAA ATCAGCCAAGTCGACCTCAATATGGACACATCGTTAATTAACAACCTCTCTGACCA ATCAATAGAACCAACTGAACACATTTCACTTCTCAACCGTAAAGCATCCAGTGACAGTGAACTCCTCTCTGAGCGCAGGGTCGGACTGAATGATTGTGTCGCACAAGCTGAACACACACAGGGGGAGCCAAGGACAGAGGAAAGAGAGGACAGACACTGTGAGGAGACAGAAAGCATGAGGAGCAAagggaagcaaagaaagacagagagcaGATATGATCAGAGAAGGGAACGAGGAGTAAGTGAGGTTGAAGATACAGAAAGAGAATTTAAAAGGGGGGATAAGAAAGACAAACAGGGTGAGTCTGCTGAGACCAACGAGTTAAGCACAGATCACCTGGAAGAGGAGAGTTGCGAGGAGGATGAGAAAGATGTGGAGGATATAGAGGGTAGCGATGAGAGTGGAAAAGAGGACGTGTCTTTTGTAGAACGCTCCATTCAAGTGCTGGATGGTCACATTAAACTGGGCACCGTGCAGTGGAAGGGAGCTCAAGCTAAG CACGGCAAAAATCTGACCTCAAAACAGAGCTTTGACTCCACCTGTTGTCTCAGAAGCTACGAGATTCAAGTCACAGACAAAATGATCCAGCTCGCTGCTGAAGCTCTGAGTCGCACAGGGGTTTCCATGCTCTGCAGCACGCAGGAGACAGTACGCAAAATGGCTGCTATGAAAATAGA GCACCGCATTCGTTTGGGCACCATGAAACTGTTGTTGGACCGTGGAGCTGATCCCAACGCAGCCAGGATCCCCATGCCCGTGCTCTTTTTAGCCATTATGGCAGCTGACACCGAGAATGTGAGGAAACTGCTGCTGTGCGGAGCTCGCACTGACATCCCTCTTCCACCAGAG AGGAAAGGCTTGTATCCCCTGCATGTAGCTGCAGCACTGCCAGGTCCAGCAGGTCCCAgaatcacacagctgctgctgcacgcCATCACCGACCCAGACGTACGGGCGTGTGACCAGGACGAGATCTACGAACCAGACAAG ATTTCCACAAAGGCCACAGAAACACTAACTACCAGCCCACATCTCAAAGAAGGAGGCCGCACCGCTCTACATTTTGCCTGCCAGAGAGAAAGTGACTACAGG AATGCCAGTGAAGTGGTTGCCATCTTGCTCTCCCACAGAGCCAGTACAGACCTTCTCTGGAGCGGCCACTCACCTCTCTCCTTGGCTATAGCAAGTGGCAATGAAATG GCGGTAGACGAGCTGTTGAATGGAGGTGCAGATCTCAACTTACCCCTGGGCTGGAGGGTGGGCAGCGCGCTTTGTGCCCTCACCAACATCAACTACCACTTAGTTGGGCACAGAATTAAGCTG TTGGACACGTTAACTAAGGCTGGAGCTGATATCTTGATGCCAGTTACAGTGTGTGGCATTGTTGGAACTGCAGTCGATTATGCACGCTACTCCTTCAAACAG GACTCACATATTGCTTATACTCCTTTCCACGCTTTGAGCATTCGGGAGAGAAAAATATTCGAAGCACGGCAAAAGCTACTGAGCAAGATGGAAGACTTGATGAGGCAGGTTGCTGCTGAGAGGGAAACTG GAGACCTTTCCTCCAACAAGGCTCTTGCCAGAAATAAAAGCCTACCAGAGGAAACACAAGAGCACAG GCGCTGCAACAAGGTCTCCTACTGCTCCAGGGCCTGCAAGCTCAACTCCTGGGAAGAAAGACACAAGAAAGAGAGCGTCCAGGTATCAG cATCTGTTGACAGTGCCCAGAAAAGTGCTGTGTCAAAAACCCAACGAAGTCCCAGGGCTTTGTCTGCCATCTTGAAATCCAAAACAGCCCCCAAGCCACTGAGTGTCCAGTTCAAATCCCAGAGAGAACTAAAGCTGTTGAGCAAGGCAGAGAAAAAGTTGGAGAGCCAAAATCCACTCAATCTGAGGGAAAACTACAGCCACAACTGA
- the ankmy1 gene encoding ankyrin repeat and MYND domain-containing protein 1 isoform X5, protein MLSTTFTGVAPAAGRGGAEPVTTPGSVRQSNDCGGARVGREISEGIGVQEWPDGSKYEGESINGLKHGKGRYSWTNGEYYEGSFYKDYKHGDGLYCWPTGQKFIGKFYLNRREGYGQQVFSDGAVFQGLYHMDQRFGPGVLKYPDGREDVGLWLKDQLLRLCTPLEERFSLKNFPEYSAYMDPSVTAKSPTQSISGSLQQQKRTRSEEDEDRDVLLDEIFIYPPGMESYSTDGDHLPLPPGRRTELDRHFYGELWEPDAHPYQGYARDPLSTMPLQTRLQAHIHNHRLQAENVGWDTAAVLSMNRDSFGPKGPLEVSSELLIQHSSKGDLHAVSQILRTGLVYPDVADSHGHTALIAATVNCHNDVIHLLLDMGVDIDKMNCEGMSALAVCHVLYYPFQSLHITGAEPPARNQISQVDLNMDTSLINNLSDQSIEPTEHISLLNRKASSDSELLSERRVGLNDCVAQAEHTQGEPRTEEREDRHCEETESMRSKGKQRKTESRYDQRRERGHGKNLTSKQSFDSTCCLRSYEIQVTDKMIQLAAEALSRTGVSMLCSTQETVRKMAAMKIEHRIRLGTMKLLLDRGADPNAARIPMPVLFLAIMAADTENVRKLLLCGARTDIPLPPERKGLYPLHVAAALPGPAGPRITQLLLHAITDPDVRACDQDEIYEPDKISTKATETLTTSPHLKEGGRTALHFACQRESDYRNASEVVAILLSHRASTDLLWSGHSPLSLAIASGNEMAVDELLNGGADLNLPLGWRVGSALCALTNINYHLVGHRIKLLDTLTKAGADILMPVTVCGIVGTAVDYARYSFKQDSHIAYTPFHALSIRERKIFEARQKLLSKMEDLMRQVAAERETGDLSSNKALARNKSLPEETQEHRKPVLKFCFHCGRSVSVNLTPGRRCNKVSYCSRACKLNSWEERHKKESVQVSASVDSAQKSAVSKTQRSPRALSAILKSKTAPKPLSVQFKSQRELKLLSKAEKKLESQNPLNLRENYSHN, encoded by the exons ATGCTGTCGACGACCTTCACAGGTGTGGCACCGGCTGCGGGACGAGGAGGTGCGGAGCCGGTTACGACACCGGGGTCAGTTAGACAAAGCAACGACTGCGGAGGTGCTCGGGTCGGGAGGGAGATATCAGAAGGAATCGGTGTGCAGGAGTGGCCCGACGGCTCCAAATATGAGGGAGAGTCTATAAATGGCCTCAAACACGGCAAAGGAAGGTACAGCTGGACAAATGGAGAG TACTATGAGGGCTCTTTCTACAAAGACTACAAGCATGGAGATGGACTGTATTGCTGGCCCACGGGCCAAAAGTTCATTGGCAAGTTCTACCTCAACAGAAGGGAGGGATATGGTCAGCAAGTGTTCTCCGATGGAGCTGTCTTTCAG GGCTTGTACCACATGGATCAGAGGTTTGGTCCAGGTGTGCTCAAATATCCAGATGGGCGAGAGGATGTGGGTCTGTGGCTCAAGGACCAACTGCTAAGGCTGTGTACCCCTTTGGAAGAGAGATTTAGCCTGAAGAATTTTCCTGAATATTCTGCCTACATGGATCCATCAGTCACTGCAAAATCCCCGACTCAG TCTATCTCTGGTAGTCTACAGCAACAAAAAAGGACACGCTCTGAG GAGGATGAAGACAGAGATGTGCTGTTAGATGAGATTTTCATCTATCCACCTGGCATGGAGAGTTACTCAACAGATGGGGACCACTTGCCACTCCCCCCTGGTCGAAGGACAGAGCTGGATCGACATTTTTATGGCGAGCTGTGGGAGCCGGACGCTCATCCTTACCAAGGCTATGCAAGAGACCCACTGTCCACAATGCCATTACAGACCCGCCTTCAAGCTCACATACACAACCACAG GCTGCAGGCTGAAAATGTGGGCTGGGACACGGCAGCCGTTCTCTCTATGAACAGGGACAGTTTTGGTCCTAAAGGGCCTTTGGAAGTCAGTTCAGAATTGCTTATCCAGCACTCCTCCAAAGGAGACCTGCACGCTGTATCACAGATCCTCAGGACTGGTTTAGTCTACCCTGATGTAGCAGATTCGCACGGACACACAGCTCTGATCGCTGCCACC GTAAACTGCCACAATGATGTGATCCACCTGTTGTTGGACATGGGTGTTGATATTGACAAGATGAACTGTGAAGGCATGTCTGCCCTCGCTGTGTGTCATGTCCTCTACTATCCTTTTCAATCTCTGCACATCACTGGAGCTGAACCACCTGCTAGAAACCAA ATCAGCCAAGTCGACCTCAATATGGACACATCGTTAATTAACAACCTCTCTGACCA ATCAATAGAACCAACTGAACACATTTCACTTCTCAACCGTAAAGCATCCAGTGACAGTGAACTCCTCTCTGAGCGCAGGGTCGGACTGAATGATTGTGTCGCACAAGCTGAACACACACAGGGGGAGCCAAGGACAGAGGAAAGAGAGGACAGACACTGTGAGGAGACAGAAAGCATGAGGAGCAAagggaagcaaagaaagacagagagcaGATATGATCAGAGAAGGGAACGAGGA CACGGCAAAAATCTGACCTCAAAACAGAGCTTTGACTCCACCTGTTGTCTCAGAAGCTACGAGATTCAAGTCACAGACAAAATGATCCAGCTCGCTGCTGAAGCTCTGAGTCGCACAGGGGTTTCCATGCTCTGCAGCACGCAGGAGACAGTACGCAAAATGGCTGCTATGAAAATAGA GCACCGCATTCGTTTGGGCACCATGAAACTGTTGTTGGACCGTGGAGCTGATCCCAACGCAGCCAGGATCCCCATGCCCGTGCTCTTTTTAGCCATTATGGCAGCTGACACCGAGAATGTGAGGAAACTGCTGCTGTGCGGAGCTCGCACTGACATCCCTCTTCCACCAGAG AGGAAAGGCTTGTATCCCCTGCATGTAGCTGCAGCACTGCCAGGTCCAGCAGGTCCCAgaatcacacagctgctgctgcacgcCATCACCGACCCAGACGTACGGGCGTGTGACCAGGACGAGATCTACGAACCAGACAAG ATTTCCACAAAGGCCACAGAAACACTAACTACCAGCCCACATCTCAAAGAAGGAGGCCGCACCGCTCTACATTTTGCCTGCCAGAGAGAAAGTGACTACAGG AATGCCAGTGAAGTGGTTGCCATCTTGCTCTCCCACAGAGCCAGTACAGACCTTCTCTGGAGCGGCCACTCACCTCTCTCCTTGGCTATAGCAAGTGGCAATGAAATG GCGGTAGACGAGCTGTTGAATGGAGGTGCAGATCTCAACTTACCCCTGGGCTGGAGGGTGGGCAGCGCGCTTTGTGCCCTCACCAACATCAACTACCACTTAGTTGGGCACAGAATTAAGCTG TTGGACACGTTAACTAAGGCTGGAGCTGATATCTTGATGCCAGTTACAGTGTGTGGCATTGTTGGAACTGCAGTCGATTATGCACGCTACTCCTTCAAACAG GACTCACATATTGCTTATACTCCTTTCCACGCTTTGAGCATTCGGGAGAGAAAAATATTCGAAGCACGGCAAAAGCTACTGAGCAAGATGGAAGACTTGATGAGGCAGGTTGCTGCTGAGAGGGAAACTG GAGACCTTTCCTCCAACAAGGCTCTTGCCAGAAATAAAAGCCTACCAGAGGAAACACAAGAGCACAG GAAACCAGTGTTAAAGTTCTGCTTTCACTGCGGTCGCTCAGTGTCTGTGAATCTGACCCCGGGCAGGCGCTGCAACAAGGTCTCCTACTGCTCCAGGGCCTGCAAGCTCAACTCCTGGGAAGAAAGACACAAGAAAGAGAGCGTCCAGGTATCAG cATCTGTTGACAGTGCCCAGAAAAGTGCTGTGTCAAAAACCCAACGAAGTCCCAGGGCTTTGTCTGCCATCTTGAAATCCAAAACAGCCCCCAAGCCACTGAGTGTCCAGTTCAAATCCCAGAGAGAACTAAAGCTGTTGAGCAAGGCAGAGAAAAAGTTGGAGAGCCAAAATCCACTCAATCTGAGGGAAAACTACAGCCACAACTGA
- the ankmy1 gene encoding ankyrin repeat and MYND domain-containing protein 1 isoform X4 → MLSTTFTGVAPAAGRGGAEPVTTPGSVRQSNDCGGARVGREISEGIGVQEWPDGSKYEGESINGLKHGKGRYSWTNGEGLYHMDQRFGPGVLKYPDGREDVGLWLKDQLLRLCTPLEERFSLKNFPEYSAYMDPSVTAKSPTQSISGSLQQQKRTRSEEDEDRDVLLDEIFIYPPGMESYSTDGDHLPLPPGRRTELDRHFYGELWEPDAHPYQGYARDPLSTMPLQTRLQAHIHNHRLQAENVGWDTAAVLSMNRDSFGPKGPLEVSSELLIQHSSKGDLHAVSQILRTGLVYPDVADSHGHTALIAATVNCHNDVIHLLLDMGVDIDKMNCEGMSALAVCHVLYYPFQSLHITGAEPPARNQISQVDLNMDTSLINNLSDQSIEPTEHISLLNRKASSDSELLSERRVGLNDCVAQAEHTQGEPRTEEREDRHCEETESMRSKGKQRKTESRYDQRRERGVSEVEDTEREFKRGDKKDKQGESAETNELSTDHLEEESCEEDEKDVEDIEGSDESGKEDVSFVERSIQVLDGHIKLGTVQWKGAQAKHGKNLTSKQSFDSTCCLRSYEIQVTDKMIQLAAEALSRTGVSMLCSTQETVRKMAAMKIEHRIRLGTMKLLLDRGADPNAARIPMPVLFLAIMAADTENVRKLLLCGARTDIPLPPERKGLYPLHVAAALPGPAGPRITQLLLHAITDPDVRACDQDEIYEPDKISTKATETLTTSPHLKEGGRTALHFACQRESDYRNASEVVAILLSHRASTDLLWSGHSPLSLAIASGNEMAVDELLNGGADLNLPLGWRVGSALCALTNINYHLVGHRIKLLDTLTKAGADILMPVTVCGIVGTAVDYARYSFKQDSHIAYTPFHALSIRERKIFEARQKLLSKMEDLMRQVAAERETGDLSSNKALARNKSLPEETQEHRKPVLKFCFHCGRSVSVNLTPGRRCNKVSYCSRACKLNSWEERHKKESVQVSASVDSAQKSAVSKTQRSPRALSAILKSKTAPKPLSVQFKSQRELKLLSKAEKKLESQNPLNLRENYSHN, encoded by the exons ATGCTGTCGACGACCTTCACAGGTGTGGCACCGGCTGCGGGACGAGGAGGTGCGGAGCCGGTTACGACACCGGGGTCAGTTAGACAAAGCAACGACTGCGGAGGTGCTCGGGTCGGGAGGGAGATATCAGAAGGAATCGGTGTGCAGGAGTGGCCCGACGGCTCCAAATATGAGGGAGAGTCTATAAATGGCCTCAAACACGGCAAAGGAAGGTACAGCTGGACAAATGGAGAG GGCTTGTACCACATGGATCAGAGGTTTGGTCCAGGTGTGCTCAAATATCCAGATGGGCGAGAGGATGTGGGTCTGTGGCTCAAGGACCAACTGCTAAGGCTGTGTACCCCTTTGGAAGAGAGATTTAGCCTGAAGAATTTTCCTGAATATTCTGCCTACATGGATCCATCAGTCACTGCAAAATCCCCGACTCAG TCTATCTCTGGTAGTCTACAGCAACAAAAAAGGACACGCTCTGAG GAGGATGAAGACAGAGATGTGCTGTTAGATGAGATTTTCATCTATCCACCTGGCATGGAGAGTTACTCAACAGATGGGGACCACTTGCCACTCCCCCCTGGTCGAAGGACAGAGCTGGATCGACATTTTTATGGCGAGCTGTGGGAGCCGGACGCTCATCCTTACCAAGGCTATGCAAGAGACCCACTGTCCACAATGCCATTACAGACCCGCCTTCAAGCTCACATACACAACCACAG GCTGCAGGCTGAAAATGTGGGCTGGGACACGGCAGCCGTTCTCTCTATGAACAGGGACAGTTTTGGTCCTAAAGGGCCTTTGGAAGTCAGTTCAGAATTGCTTATCCAGCACTCCTCCAAAGGAGACCTGCACGCTGTATCACAGATCCTCAGGACTGGTTTAGTCTACCCTGATGTAGCAGATTCGCACGGACACACAGCTCTGATCGCTGCCACC GTAAACTGCCACAATGATGTGATCCACCTGTTGTTGGACATGGGTGTTGATATTGACAAGATGAACTGTGAAGGCATGTCTGCCCTCGCTGTGTGTCATGTCCTCTACTATCCTTTTCAATCTCTGCACATCACTGGAGCTGAACCACCTGCTAGAAACCAA ATCAGCCAAGTCGACCTCAATATGGACACATCGTTAATTAACAACCTCTCTGACCA ATCAATAGAACCAACTGAACACATTTCACTTCTCAACCGTAAAGCATCCAGTGACAGTGAACTCCTCTCTGAGCGCAGGGTCGGACTGAATGATTGTGTCGCACAAGCTGAACACACACAGGGGGAGCCAAGGACAGAGGAAAGAGAGGACAGACACTGTGAGGAGACAGAAAGCATGAGGAGCAAagggaagcaaagaaagacagagagcaGATATGATCAGAGAAGGGAACGAGGAGTAAGTGAGGTTGAAGATACAGAAAGAGAATTTAAAAGGGGGGATAAGAAAGACAAACAGGGTGAGTCTGCTGAGACCAACGAGTTAAGCACAGATCACCTGGAAGAGGAGAGTTGCGAGGAGGATGAGAAAGATGTGGAGGATATAGAGGGTAGCGATGAGAGTGGAAAAGAGGACGTGTCTTTTGTAGAACGCTCCATTCAAGTGCTGGATGGTCACATTAAACTGGGCACCGTGCAGTGGAAGGGAGCTCAAGCTAAG CACGGCAAAAATCTGACCTCAAAACAGAGCTTTGACTCCACCTGTTGTCTCAGAAGCTACGAGATTCAAGTCACAGACAAAATGATCCAGCTCGCTGCTGAAGCTCTGAGTCGCACAGGGGTTTCCATGCTCTGCAGCACGCAGGAGACAGTACGCAAAATGGCTGCTATGAAAATAGA GCACCGCATTCGTTTGGGCACCATGAAACTGTTGTTGGACCGTGGAGCTGATCCCAACGCAGCCAGGATCCCCATGCCCGTGCTCTTTTTAGCCATTATGGCAGCTGACACCGAGAATGTGAGGAAACTGCTGCTGTGCGGAGCTCGCACTGACATCCCTCTTCCACCAGAG AGGAAAGGCTTGTATCCCCTGCATGTAGCTGCAGCACTGCCAGGTCCAGCAGGTCCCAgaatcacacagctgctgctgcacgcCATCACCGACCCAGACGTACGGGCGTGTGACCAGGACGAGATCTACGAACCAGACAAG ATTTCCACAAAGGCCACAGAAACACTAACTACCAGCCCACATCTCAAAGAAGGAGGCCGCACCGCTCTACATTTTGCCTGCCAGAGAGAAAGTGACTACAGG AATGCCAGTGAAGTGGTTGCCATCTTGCTCTCCCACAGAGCCAGTACAGACCTTCTCTGGAGCGGCCACTCACCTCTCTCCTTGGCTATAGCAAGTGGCAATGAAATG GCGGTAGACGAGCTGTTGAATGGAGGTGCAGATCTCAACTTACCCCTGGGCTGGAGGGTGGGCAGCGCGCTTTGTGCCCTCACCAACATCAACTACCACTTAGTTGGGCACAGAATTAAGCTG TTGGACACGTTAACTAAGGCTGGAGCTGATATCTTGATGCCAGTTACAGTGTGTGGCATTGTTGGAACTGCAGTCGATTATGCACGCTACTCCTTCAAACAG GACTCACATATTGCTTATACTCCTTTCCACGCTTTGAGCATTCGGGAGAGAAAAATATTCGAAGCACGGCAAAAGCTACTGAGCAAGATGGAAGACTTGATGAGGCAGGTTGCTGCTGAGAGGGAAACTG GAGACCTTTCCTCCAACAAGGCTCTTGCCAGAAATAAAAGCCTACCAGAGGAAACACAAGAGCACAG GAAACCAGTGTTAAAGTTCTGCTTTCACTGCGGTCGCTCAGTGTCTGTGAATCTGACCCCGGGCAGGCGCTGCAACAAGGTCTCCTACTGCTCCAGGGCCTGCAAGCTCAACTCCTGGGAAGAAAGACACAAGAAAGAGAGCGTCCAGGTATCAG cATCTGTTGACAGTGCCCAGAAAAGTGCTGTGTCAAAAACCCAACGAAGTCCCAGGGCTTTGTCTGCCATCTTGAAATCCAAAACAGCCCCCAAGCCACTGAGTGTCCAGTTCAAATCCCAGAGAGAACTAAAGCTGTTGAGCAAGGCAGAGAAAAAGTTGGAGAGCCAAAATCCACTCAATCTGAGGGAAAACTACAGCCACAACTGA